From Marmota flaviventris isolate mMarFla1 chromosome X, mMarFla1.hap1, whole genome shotgun sequence, the proteins below share one genomic window:
- the F9 gene encoding coagulation factor IX: MQCLNTIMAESPGLIAICLFGYLLNAECTVFLDRENATKILSRPKRYNSGKLEEFVRGNLERECIEEKCSFEEAREVFENTEKTTEFWKQYVDGDQCESNPCLNGGSCKDDINSYECWCRLGFEGKNCELDATCNIKNGRCKQFCKTGTDSKVVCSCTEGYRLAENQKSCEPAVPFPCGRISVSYTSKKLTRAETIFSNMDYENSTEAEEGILDNITQSTEPSNDFTRVVGGENAKPGQFPWQVLLNGKINAFCGGSIINEKWVVTAAHCIEPGVKIEVVAGEYNIEEKEDTEQKRNVIRVIPHHNYNATINKYNHDIALLELDEPLILNSYVTPICIANREYTNIFLKFGSGYVSGWGRIFNRGRSASILQYLRVPLVDRATCLRSTKFTIYNNMFCAGFHDGGRDSCQGDSGGPHVTEVEGTSFLTGIISWGEECAMKGKYGIYTKVSRYVNWIKEKTKLA, from the exons tgtTTCTTGATCGTGAAAATGCCACCAAAATTCTGAGCCGGCCAAAGAGGTATAATTCAGGAAAATTGGAAGAGTTTGTTCGAGGGAATCTTGAGAGAGAATGCATAGAAGAAAAGTGTAGTTTTGAAGAAGCCCGAGAAGTTtttgaaaatactgaaaaaaCT acTGAATTTTGGAAGCAATATGTTG ATGGAGATCAGTGTGAGTCCAATCCATGTTTAAATGGTGGCAGTTGCAAGGATGACATTAATTCCTATGAATGTTGGTGTCGACTTGGATTTGAAGGGAAGAACTGTGAATTag ATGCAACATGCAACATCAAGAATGGCAGATGCAAGCAGTTTTGTAAAACAGGCACTGATAGTAAGGTGGTTTGTTCCTGTACTGAGGGATACCGACTTGCAGAAAACCAAAAGTCATGTGAACCAGCAG tgCCATTTCCATGTGGAAGAATTTCTGTGTCATACACTTCTAAGAAGCTCACCCGTGCTGAGACTATTTTTTCTAATATGGACTATGAGAATTCTACTGAAGCTGAAGAAGGCATTTTGGATAACATCACTCAAAGCACCGAGCCATCTAATGACTTCACTCGGGTTGTTGGTGGAGAAAACGCCAAACCAGGTCAATTCCCTTGGCAG GTCCTTTTGAATGGTAAAATCAATGCCTTCTGTGGTGGCTCCATCATCAATGAAAAATGGGTTGTAACTGCTGCCCACTGTATTGAGCCTGGTGTTAAAATCGAGGTTGTTGCag GTGAATATAACATCGAAGAGAAAGAAGATACAGAGCAAAAGCGAAATGTGATTCGAGTTATTCCTCACCACAACTACAATGCAACTATTAATAAGTACAACCATGACATTGCCCTTCTGGAACTGGATGAACCCTTAATACTAAACAGCTATGTAACACCTATTTGCATTGCCAACAGGGAATACACAAATATCTTCCTCAAATTTGGATCTGGCTACGTGAGTGGCTGGGGAAGAATCTTCAATAGAGGGAGATCAGCTTCAATTCTTCAATATCTTAGAGTTCCACTTGTTGACCGAGCCACATGCCTTCGGTCCACAAAGTTCACCATCTATAATAACATGTTCTGTGCTGGCTTCCATGATGGAGGTAGAGATTCATGTCAAGGAGATAGTGGGGGACCCCATGTTACTGAAGTGGAAGGGACCAGTTTCTTAACTGGCATTATTAGCTGGGGTGAAGAATGTGCAATGAAAGGCAAATATGGAATATATACCAAGGTATCCCGGTATGTCAATTGGATTAAGGAAAAGACAAAGCTCGCTTAA